From Streptomyces griseorubiginosus, one genomic window encodes:
- a CDS encoding flavin monoamine oxidase family protein yields MARERQLTPLSRRSLLGGAAAAAGAVTLAGTAASPASAATTRDVDVAIVGGGLAGLTAARDLVAGGKTVAVLEARDRVGGRVLNLKLANGGVTEGGGEFIGPTQDRIKALADSLGVGTFATYNTGNNLLYKDGKRTPYATDGLLGSVPPIDAAGLANAAIVQASLDDMAKTIPVDAPWTAAKADEWDRQTFETWLRANAVIPSAKFLLDVACTSIFSAEPRELSLLFVLFYIAAAGNETTVGTLERLTETAGGAQELRFVGGSQLVPIKLAATLGDRVVLNAPVRTIAKSGAKYVVTADGITVTAKRVVVAVPPPLAARITYDPLLPAARDQLTQRLPMASVGKAIAIYDTPFWRADGLNGQVVSDTGVISSTFDNSPPDASYGALMGFIEADEARKYDGASEAEVKAAVLKDYVTYFGSKAASPTSFVLQRWNNEAYTRGGPVSIAAPGVLTQYGPALRTPVGGIHWAGTETSLHWNGFMDGAVRSGERVAKEVLAVL; encoded by the coding sequence GTGGCACGCGAAAGACAGCTCACCCCGCTCTCCCGGCGCTCCCTGCTCGGCGGTGCCGCCGCGGCGGCCGGTGCCGTCACCCTCGCCGGTACCGCCGCCTCTCCCGCCTCCGCGGCCACGACCCGTGACGTGGACGTCGCGATCGTCGGCGGCGGCCTCGCCGGCCTCACCGCGGCCCGTGACCTGGTCGCGGGCGGGAAGACGGTCGCCGTCCTGGAGGCCCGGGACCGCGTCGGCGGCCGGGTCCTCAACCTGAAGCTGGCCAACGGCGGGGTCACCGAGGGCGGCGGCGAGTTCATCGGCCCCACCCAGGACCGCATCAAGGCGCTCGCCGACTCGCTCGGGGTGGGCACCTTCGCCACCTACAACACCGGCAACAACCTCCTCTACAAGGACGGCAAGAGGACGCCGTACGCCACCGACGGCCTCCTCGGCTCGGTCCCGCCGATCGACGCGGCCGGCCTCGCCAACGCGGCGATCGTCCAGGCCTCCCTCGACGACATGGCCAAGACGATCCCGGTCGACGCGCCCTGGACCGCCGCCAAGGCCGACGAGTGGGACCGGCAGACCTTCGAGACCTGGCTGCGCGCCAACGCCGTGATCCCCTCGGCCAAGTTCCTCCTGGACGTGGCCTGCACCTCGATCTTCTCGGCCGAACCCCGTGAACTGTCGCTGCTGTTCGTGCTGTTCTACATAGCTGCCGCCGGCAACGAGACCACCGTCGGCACCCTGGAGCGCCTCACCGAGACCGCGGGCGGCGCCCAGGAGCTGCGCTTCGTCGGCGGCTCCCAGCTGGTGCCGATCAAGCTCGCCGCCACCCTCGGCGACCGGGTGGTCCTCAACGCCCCGGTGCGCACGATCGCCAAGTCCGGCGCGAAGTACGTCGTCACGGCCGACGGCATCACCGTCACGGCCAAGCGGGTCGTGGTCGCCGTACCCCCGCCGCTCGCGGCCCGCATCACCTACGACCCGCTGCTGCCCGCCGCCCGCGACCAGCTCACCCAGCGGCTGCCGATGGCCTCGGTCGGCAAGGCGATCGCGATCTACGACACCCCGTTCTGGCGGGCCGACGGCCTCAACGGGCAGGTCGTCAGCGACACCGGTGTGATCAGCTCGACCTTCGACAACTCCCCGCCCGACGCCTCCTACGGCGCGCTGATGGGCTTCATCGAGGCCGACGAGGCCCGCAAGTACGACGGGGCGAGCGAGGCCGAGGTCAAGGCGGCCGTCCTCAAGGACTACGTGACCTACTTCGGCTCGAAAGCGGCCTCCCCCACGTCCTTCGTCCTGCAACGCTGGAACAACGAGGCCTACACCCGCGGCGGCCCGGTCTCCATCGCCGCGCCCGGCGTCCTGACCCAGTACGGCCCCGCCCTGCGCACTCCGGTGGGCGGCATCCACTGGGCGGGCACGGAGACCTCCCTGCACTGGAACGGCTTCATGGACGGAGCCGTCCGCTCCGGTGAGCGGGTGGCCAAGGAGGTCCTGGCGGTCCTGTAG